Within the Flavobacterium sp. CG_23.5 genome, the region TTTTGAAGCCATTTTTGATAAATTCTATCAATCACGAAATCAAAATGTAAAAAAACCAATTGGAAGCGGTTTAGGATTGGCCATTTGCAAGTCAATTATAGAACATCATAAAGGAAACATTTGGGCTGAAAATACGAAAGGCAATGGAGCCACATTTATTTTCACATTACCCAATTATAATACTACTGAAAATCATTAAAAAGATGAAAAAAATTTTAATTGTAGATGACGAACCAAATATTGTTATGTCACTTGAGTACACATTCAAAAAGAACAATTTCGAAGTTTTCATAGCTCGTGACGGACAAGAAGCATTAGATATCTTGAAAAAACAACTTCCGGACGTTATTATTCTCGATGTAATGATGCCGATGGTTGACGGTTTTGCCACATTGGCACAAATTAAAAAAGACGAAAGGTTGCAACATTGCAAAGTAATTTTCCTTTCGGCAAAAAACAAAGAAAAAGACATTGAGAAAGGACTTTCTCTAGGTGCTAATTTATATGTAGTCAAGCCCTTTTCGGTCAAGAAATTAGTCGAGCAGGTACAAGAATTAATCTAAGAAATTAGATTTTTAGTTATTCAATTTTAGCATTAGAACAAAGAAATTTAACTACAACAACATACAAATGAACTACACCGAATTTTACAATAAAAGTATTAACGAGCCCGAAGCTTTTTGGACAGAACAAGCTAATGCGATCGAATGGTATAATAAACCAGAAGTTACCTTGTCCACGGATGAAAATGGATATCCACTCTGGTACAAAGATGGAGAATTGAATGTTTGTTATTTGGCTTTAGACAAGCATATTCAAGATGGTTTTGGAGACCAAGTGGCTCTTATTTATGATTCTCCAGTAACGCAAACCATAAAAAAATATACATTCTCTGAAGTAAAAACCGAAGTAGCAAAACTCGCCGGAGGAATGCTCTCACTAGGTTTAAAAAAAGGACACACTGCAATTATTTATATGCCAATGATTCCACAAGCCGCGTTTGCTATGCTCGCTTGTGCTAGGATCGGCGTGACACATTCTGTAGTTTTTGGAGGATTTGCACCACATGAATTGGCCATTCGAATTGACGATTGTAAACCTAGGGCGATAATAACTGCTTCTTCAGGAATTGAAATTGATCGCTTAATTGCTTATAAACCATTGGTGGACGAAGCAATTGAACTGGCTTCACACAAACCAAAAAAAGTTATTGTTTTCAACAGAAAACTAGGAGCAAGAGTACCGTTTAAAAAATATGATGTTGATTATGATTCTTTGGTTTACGGATCGGAAGAAACGCCTTGTGTACCCGTGAGTGCAACACATCCTTTATACATACTCCACACATCAGGAACAACGGGAAAACCAAAAGGAATTGTACGAGATACCGGAGGTTATGCCGTTGCGCTTAAATTTTCGATGCAGTATATTTATGGTGTAAAAGAAAATGAAGTTTTTTGGGCAGCTTCGGATGTGGGCTGGGTGGTTGGACATAGTTTTATTGTTTATGGTCCATTAATCAATAGAAACACCACCATCATTTTTGAAGGAAAACCAATCAAAACTCCTGATGCCAGTACTTTTTGGAGAATAATTGACGAGCACAAAGTGAACACCATGTTCACCGCGCCAACAGCGATTCGCGCCATAAAAAAAGAAGACCCTAACGGAGATTTTATAAAACAATATGATTTGAGTTCGTTGAAAACTCAATTTTTGGCAGGAGAACGTTGTGATGTTGCCACCTTAGAATGGTATTTAGAACACATTCCTGTTCCGGCAATTGATCATTGGTGGCAAACAGAATCTGGTTGGCCAATGATTGCCAATATGATGGGCGTTGAATATTTACCTATAAAACCAGGATCAGTAGGAAAAGCAGTTTGTGGCTTTGACATCAAAATCTTTGGCGAAGACGGCACTGAATTAGGACCAAATGAAGAAGGGTATGTCGTGCTAAAATTACCGTTGCCTCCCGGAACATTAATGGATTTATGGAATGACAATCCCCGATTTAAAGCGGGTTATTTAAATAAATTCCCAGGTTATTATTTCTCTGGAGATGGAGGATTTAAAGATGAAGAAGATTATATTTTTATTACCGGCAGAGTGGACGACGTGATTAATGTTGCCGGACATAGGCTTTCGACAGCCGAAATGGAAGAAATTGTTGCTTCCCATCATTCAGTTGCGGAATGTGCAGTAATTGGAATAAATGATGCTTTGAAAGGTCAAACTCCGTTGGCTTTGGTGGTAACCAAATTAGATGATGCCATAGAACATTTTCAATTAGAACAGGAGATTATAAAATTAGTTCGTCAACAAATTGGCGCTGTTGCTTCATTGAGAAATGTAGTAATTGTGGAACGATTGCCTAAGACTCGCTCGGGTAAAACCCTCAGAAAACTAATGCGCAGCATTGCAGATGGGGAAACCTTCCAAATCCCATCCACAATTGACGACGAAACCATTGTTGGCGAAATTGACACCGTATTAAAAAAATATGAAATTGGAATCTACAATAAAAATTAAAAATAACTAAATATATACATACAATATGAGCCGTTATAAAATCAATAATTTAGAAGAATACTTTAAAGAATATAAAAAATCAGTTCGTGAACCAAGAAAATTTTGGGACAAAATTGCTGCTGAGAACTTCACTTGGTATCAACAATGGGATAAAGTTGTCGATTTCAATATGGCTGAAGCTGAAATAAAATGGTTTGTTGATGCCAAAGTAAATATTACGAAAAACTGTATCGACAGACATCTTGCTAAAAAAGGAGAAAAAACGGCGATCATTTTTGAACCCAATGATCCAAAGGATGAAGCCTTGCATATTTCCTATAATGAGTTGCACCAACAGGTTTGCAAAATGGCAAATGTGCTTCGTGAACAAGGCATAAAAAAAGGAGATCGTGTTTGTATTTATTTACCAATGATTCCTGAATTAGCGATAACAACGTTGGCATGTGCCAGAATTGGAGCCATACATTCGGTAGTTTTTGCAGGATTTTCGGCTTCGGCAGTTTCGGCAAGAATAAACGATTGCGATTGTAAAATGGTCATCACCTCCGATGGTGGTTATCGCGGCAACAAAACCATTGATTTAAAAGGAATCATTGACGAATCCTTAAAAAGTTGTCCTGGGATAGAGAACGTTTTGGTGGTAAAAAGAACAAATTCTTCGATAAATATGAAAGAAGGTCGTGACCAATGGCTGCAACCTCTTTTGGACCAGGCTTCAGATAATAATGTAGCCGAAATCATGGATGCCGAAGACCCGTTATTTATCCTTTACACTTCTGGTTCTACCGGAAAACCAAAAGGAATGGTACATACCACAGCAGGTTACATGGTTTATACCGCTTATACGTTCAAAAATGTTTTCAATTACGAAGAAAATGACGTCTTTTGGTGTACCGCTGATATCGGCTGGATTACCGGACATTCCTATATTCTTTATGGACCTTTATTGAATGGCGCAACCACTGTAATTTTTGAAGGCGTTCCCTCTTATCCTGATTTCAGTCGTTTTTGGGAAATAATCGAAAAGCACAAAGTAACGCAGTTTTACACGGCACCAACAGCGATTCGTGCCTTGGCAAAAGAAAGCTTAGATTACGTGCAAAAATTTCCGTTAAAGTCGCTAAAAGTAATTGGTTCCGTCGGAGAGCCTATCAATGAAGAAGCTTGGCATTGGTATAATGATCATGTAGGAGATAAAAGATGCCCTGTTGTGGATACGTGGTGGCAAACCGAAACAGGAGGTATAATGATTTCGCCAATAGCTTTTGTAACCCCAACAAAACCAACTTATGCTTCGTTACCATTACCCGGAATTCAGCCCGTACTCATGGACGAAAAACGCAATGAAATAGAAGGAAATCAAGTAGTTGGTAGTTTATGTATTAAATATCCTTGGCCTGGAATTGCCAGAACCATTTGGGGTGACCATCAGCGTTATAAAGAAAC harbors:
- a CDS encoding response regulator transcription factor codes for the protein MKKILIVDDEPNIVMSLEYTFKKNNFEVFIARDGQEALDILKKQLPDVIILDVMMPMVDGFATLAQIKKDERLQHCKVIFLSAKNKEKDIEKGLSLGANLYVVKPFSVKKLVEQVQELI
- a CDS encoding AMP-binding protein, whose product is MNYTEFYNKSINEPEAFWTEQANAIEWYNKPEVTLSTDENGYPLWYKDGELNVCYLALDKHIQDGFGDQVALIYDSPVTQTIKKYTFSEVKTEVAKLAGGMLSLGLKKGHTAIIYMPMIPQAAFAMLACARIGVTHSVVFGGFAPHELAIRIDDCKPRAIITASSGIEIDRLIAYKPLVDEAIELASHKPKKVIVFNRKLGARVPFKKYDVDYDSLVYGSEETPCVPVSATHPLYILHTSGTTGKPKGIVRDTGGYAVALKFSMQYIYGVKENEVFWAASDVGWVVGHSFIVYGPLINRNTTIIFEGKPIKTPDASTFWRIIDEHKVNTMFTAPTAIRAIKKEDPNGDFIKQYDLSSLKTQFLAGERCDVATLEWYLEHIPVPAIDHWWQTESGWPMIANMMGVEYLPIKPGSVGKAVCGFDIKIFGEDGTELGPNEEGYVVLKLPLPPGTLMDLWNDNPRFKAGYLNKFPGYYFSGDGGFKDEEDYIFITGRVDDVINVAGHRLSTAEMEEIVASHHSVAECAVIGINDALKGQTPLALVVTKLDDAIEHFQLEQEIIKLVRQQIGAVASLRNVVIVERLPKTRSGKTLRKLMRSIADGETFQIPSTIDDETIVGEIDTVLKKYEIGIYNKN
- the acs gene encoding acetate--CoA ligase, whose product is MSRYKINNLEEYFKEYKKSVREPRKFWDKIAAENFTWYQQWDKVVDFNMAEAEIKWFVDAKVNITKNCIDRHLAKKGEKTAIIFEPNDPKDEALHISYNELHQQVCKMANVLREQGIKKGDRVCIYLPMIPELAITTLACARIGAIHSVVFAGFSASAVSARINDCDCKMVITSDGGYRGNKTIDLKGIIDESLKSCPGIENVLVVKRTNSSINMKEGRDQWLQPLLDQASDNNVAEIMDAEDPLFILYTSGSTGKPKGMVHTTAGYMVYTAYTFKNVFNYEENDVFWCTADIGWITGHSYILYGPLLNGATTVIFEGVPSYPDFSRFWEIIEKHKVTQFYTAPTAIRALAKESLDYVQKFPLKSLKVIGSVGEPINEEAWHWYNDHVGDKRCPVVDTWWQTETGGIMISPIAFVTPTKPTYASLPLPGIQPVLMDEKRNEIEGNQVVGSLCIKYPWPGIARTIWGDHQRYKETYFSAFPGKYFTGDGALRDEVGYYRITGRVDDVVIVSGHNLGTAPIEDAINEHPAVAESAIVGFPHDIKGNALYGFVILKETGEYRDRENLSKEINQQVSNQIGPIAKLDKIQFVSGLPKTRSGKIMRRILRKIAEGDYSNFGDTSTLLNPEIVEEIKNGKI